The Thermothelomyces thermophilus ATCC 42464 chromosome 7, complete sequence genome window below encodes:
- a CDS encoding glycoside hydrolase family 55 protein (CAZy_ID 270016) gives MTCKLTHRVMTQPNDPPVIKGAPSFVGLGVFSTDEYVPNGGTGPDGNAKEWYANFYRQIRNFKFDITQTDPNAYICAIHYQVAQATESRQGIQPGKTGVGARATLAGELQDKGGRAKANEMRRQRPSEGDE, from the exons ATGACCTGCAAGCTCACCCATCGAGTCATGACACAGCCGAATGACCCCCCAGTCATCAAGGGCGCACCCTCCTTTGTCGGACTCGGTGTGTTCTCGACTGACGAATACGTTCCCAACGGCGGGACTGGACCTGACGGAAACGCCAAGGaatggtat GCCAACTTCTATCGGCAGATCCGAAACTTCAAGTTCGACATCACCCAGACCGACCCAAATGCCTACATTTGTGCGATTCATTACCAGGTAGCCCAGGCGACAGAGAGCA GACAAGGCATCCAGCCTGGCAAAACGGGTGTCGGAGCGCGGGCGACATTGGCCGGCGAGCTACAGGATAAAGGGGGCAGGGCAAAAGCAAACGAGATGAGGAGGCAGCGACCGAGCGAAGGGGATGAGTGA